CGACGGGCTTGGCCAGCGAGTGATACGTCATGTGCAGGAGCGCCCCGAAGACTCCCGCCTCGACGCCGAGGCCCACGCCGATCGCCATAATCCCCACATGCTCGATGCTCGAGTAGGCGAGCAGGCGCTTCAGGTTCCACTGAATCAGGATGAACGGCGTGGCGATGAGCACGGACAGCAGACCGAGTGCCAGCAGGAGATCGCCCGAGAAGTCTGGCCCAATGGCCGCCTTGGAAATCAGGTGAATACGCAGCATGCAGTACAAGGCGCCGTTCAACATGCCAATGGCCATGAGCGCGACGGCGGGCGACGGCGCCTCACGATACGCGTCCGGCTTCCAGGTGTGCATCGGCGCCAGCCCGGCCTTCGTGCCGTAGCCGATCAGCGCGAACACGACGCCGAGCCGCAGCGTGAAAGGATGCAGTTCCGGGGCGACCTGCATGAAGCGCGTCCAGTGAAGCGCCGGCATGCCCTCACCGAGGGAGCCCTGACCGGAGGCGAACAGCAGCACCGTGCCGAGCAGCGCAAAGGCCAGACCGAGGCTGCCGAGCATTAGGAATTTCCAGGCCGCCTCGAGCGACGTGTCCCGGTCGTGAAAGCTAATGAGGAACACCGACGCGAGCGTGGTCAACTCCACGGCGATCCACATGACACCGAGATTGTTCGACACCGAGACGAGCAGCATCGCGAACACATACGCCGGGATCAGGCCGTAGAACTCGCGGCGCATCCGGGGCGTCACCAGTCCCCGTGACTCGTTGCGTCGCAGGTAGCCGACGCCGTAGGCGCTCGCGACCAGGCCGACAAACCCGCACAGGACGAGCACGAGGGCCGACAGGCCGTCCACGCGAACCGCGTCCGAGAACGCCGCCGGGATGCCGCCCGCCAGAAACTGCGCGGCGGTGCCGAGGCACAGACCAAACGTCAGCGCCAGGCCGCCGACCATGGTGGCTTCCTTCAGCGGACGCGGCCCACCGAGCCCTCCGGCGACGGCGGTGAGCAGCGGAACGACAAGTGTCCAGACGAGAAGGTTCACAACTACCCTTTCAGCTTCGACAGACGGCTCACGTCCATCGACTCGAACCGGCCGACGATGCGCTGGACCAGGACGCCGAGGACCAGCACCGCAAGAATCACGTCGAACGAAATTCCCAACTCGACGATGAGAGGCATGCCGGAGGTGACGCCCACAGCCACCAGGAAGACCGCGTTCTCCACCGTCATCAGCGCCAGAATCTGGGTGATCGCCTTCTTGCGCGTCACCATCAGGAACAGGCCGATCAACAGCAGCGACATGGCGACGCCGATCAGGTGGTGGCTCACCCCGCGCGCGCCCGCTTCAAAGCCCGTGCTCACCCGGTAGCCGACCACGGTGAGGCCCAGGCAGACCAGCAACGAGGCCGGGACGTTGAGAAAGGGCTCGATCTCGCGGTGAATGCCGATGCGATCCACCATCCTCATCAGAAACCACGGGATCAGCAGGGCCTTCAGCGCCACGGTCAGGACCGCCGTGACGAACAGCTCGGGCCGGCCTTCGGAGATCGCCATGGTCGCGGCGACAATGCCCAGCAGCAGCGACTGGGCGCCATAGAGCCTGATCGCGGTGAACAAGGCCTTCTGGCCCACCATCAGGTAGGCGCTCACCAGCATGCCGGCGGCGCACAGAATCAACACATTCGCGCTCATACGCAAGGCCTCACAGGAATCGGATCGCCAGCGCCAGAAACGCCAGGCCCAGGGAAATGGAGACCAGCTCCGGAACACGGAACAGGCGGAGCTTCGCGTTGGTGCTTTCGGCGATGGTCACGGCCACCGCCAGCAACAGCACCTTTCCGCCCCACGCCAGGAACGCCACTGCCACCGCCCCCGGCGCGAGGTTCGTCGCAATTCCCACCGGCATGAACAGGTCCACCAGGAGTGTGAGGTACAGCAACTCCTTGACCGCCGACGCCCACTCGACCAGCGCGAGGTCGGGTCCGGCGTACTCAAGGACCATCGCCTCGTGGATCATCGTCAACTCGAGGTGGGTGGCGGGGTTGTCCACGGGAATGCGGCCGGTCTCGGCGATCACGATGATGAAGAGGCCGGCGAAGGCCAGCAGGTCGCTCGGATGCCACGATGGCCCGTGCTCCACCAGGCTGCGGACGAGCACGCCGAGGTTCATGGAACCGGCAGCCAGCGCCGAGGCGAACAACCCCAGCATGAGGGCGGGCTCGGCGAGTGCGGCGATGGTCATGTCGCGGCTCGAGCCCATGCCGCCGAAGGGGCTGCCCGTGTCGAGCGCGGCTGTCGCCAGCGCAAAGCGCCCGAGTGCAAGCGTGCCGACCAGCAGCAGGATGCCGCCGGCGGCCTCGAGCGGCGCCGCGGCGACGAGCACGGGCACCAGCGTGGTGGCGGCCAGGGCCGCCGCGAAGTAGACGCGGGGCCCTGCCACGAAGACCCACGACGCGGTCTCGGATCGGACCGTCTCCTTGCGCAGCAGTTTGGCCAGGTCGTAGTAGCCCTGCATTAGCGGCGGCCCCTGGCGGTTCTGGAGCCGCGCCTTCATCTTCTTGATCGCGGTCTTGAGCAGTGGTGCCACGGCAAGCAGACCTGCGATCTGCAGGACCGCCCCGGCTATCGCCGCCACCGCATCGGGATTCGATGCCATCACGCCGTTCCTCCAAGCCACATCAGCAGGATGACCGCCAGCACCAGCACGTACGCCAGGTAGGCGTGGAGGCTGCCGGCTTGCAGCACTTTCATGCCGGTCGCCGCCCGGACGACCGCGCGCACCAGCGGGCCATAGACATACCGTTCGAAGGTCGGCTCAATTTCGGAGCGGTAGTGCACCTCGCGCGGAAAGTACGGTGACACCTCCCCCAGCGCGTCGACCGTGCGCGTGGGCCGATAAACCGCCCGGAAGATCATCGTCATCGGCTTCGAGAACGCCGTCGCCGAATATTCGCTCTGCGCCGTCAGCTCGCCGCCACAGCCCCACGTCGGCACCCGCCGGGCCGCCAGACCGCGACGCGCCGTCAGCAGACCAGCCACGGCCAGGCCACCAAGCAGCGCCACGCCAAAGACCGCGGGGGCCACGTGGTCGAACGACGTGAGGCCCGACGCCATGCCGAGGCTTCCGTCGGCCATCCGCGCCGCGGGCTGCAACCCTGGGAGCGACGCCATCACGCCCTGCAGCGCCCCGAGCACGACACCCGGCAGAAGACCCAACCCAAGGCAGAGCACCGCGAGAAACGCCTGCGGCGCGAGCATCACGGCGGGCGACTCCTCCGCGTTCGCCGCGGCGGCGCTCCGCGGCAGGGCCAGAAAACTGATACCGAACGCGCGGACGAAACACGCCGCCGCCAGCGCGGTGGTCAGGGCCAGCATTGCCCCGGCCACCGGGAAGTTCAATCGCATCAGGCCAGGCGTTGAGCTGAATCCGAGCAAGAGCGCCTGGAACGTCAGCCACTCGCTCGGGAACCCGTTCAGGAAGGGCAGGCCTGAAATCGCCAGCGCTCCGACCAGGAAGAACAGCCCGGTCCACGGCATTCGCCGCAGCAGGCCGCCAAACTGCTCGAGCTGGCGCGTCCCGGTTGCCATCACGATGCTCCCTGCGCCCAGGAACAGCAACCCCTTGAACACGGCGTGATTCAACACGTGCGTGAGGCTGGCGGCCACTGCCACGCTGGCCAGCGCAGGCTGGCCTTGCGCCATCGCCATCATCGCCGCCCCCAGGCCCAGGACGATGATCCCCGAGTTCTCGATCGTGCTGTAGGCAAGCAGGCGCTTGAGGTCGTTCTGGGTGAGCGCGTAGAGCACCCCCAGGATCGCCGACACCATCCCGACGACCATGGAGGCGAACGCCCAGCTGACGTCCGGTACGCCAAGGCCGAACGCGCACACCCGGTAGAGGCCGTAGATCCCGGCAGTGATGAGCACGGCCGACATCAGGGCTGAGATGCTGCTCGGTGCCGCCGGATGGGCCTCTGGCAGCCAGATGTGAAACGGGATGACGCCGGCCTTCACGCCAAACCCGAGGAAGAACAGCACGAACAGGCCGTCACGCAGGGGCCCCGACACGACGTGCCCCGACAGCAGGACCGGAAACGACATCGAGCCGGACGCCGCCGCGAGCAGCAGGAACCCGGCGACGAGGCAGCCGGTGCCGACGTGCGACATGACCAGGTAGAGGTAGGCGGCACTGCGGCTGGCGCGCGCCTCGTGTTCGGTCGCCACCAGCGCCGCCGTCGCCAGGGTCATCAACTCCCACGCGCACAGGAACACGATCACGCCGTCGGCGACGAACACGACCTCAACGGCGCCGAGCATCAGGTTGAACGCGGCGCCGACAACGGCGATGCGATCGGCGGCGACGGCGTGGGCAAAATAGCCGGCGCTGTAGAGCGCGACCGGCGCCGCGATCAATCCCAAGACCATCAGGAACCAGGCCGACAACGGCGTCACCGCGTAGCTGAACACGATGCCGGATGCCCCGTGATGCACCAGGATGCCCTCGACGGGACGGCCCGACCCGATCACGTACAGGGCCACGCCCATCGTCAGCATCGACGCCAGCAGCGACCCCAGCAGCGCCGTCCATCGCGCGACCCTGGGACGGCGCGCCAACCCGATCGTCACCGCCATCGTCACCAGGCGAATCACGAGTGCCGCCGGCACGCCAACCGCCACCACACCGAACACGCTCAACTTTGCCACCACACCGTGAGAACCAGTCCAACCACCAGGGCAATCACGTACGCGAGGTAGGCGTGAAGGCTTCCGGCCTGCAGCACCTTCATGCCGTCAGCCACCCGTAGCACCGCTCGCACGAGGGGGCCATAGACGAAACGCTCGAAGGTCGGCTCGATCTCGGAGCGGTAGCGAACCTCCTGAGGGAAGTACGGCGAGACCTCGGCCAACGCGTCGACCGCGCGAGTGGGACGATAGACGCCCCGGAAGATCATCATTAGCGGTTTCGAGAAGGCCGTCGCCGTGTACTCGGTGCGCGCCGTCAGCACGCCTCCACATCCCCACGTCGGCACTCGCCGTGCCACCAGGCCTCGCCGCGACGTCAGGAGGGCCGCCAGCGCAAGCCCGGAGAAGAGCGCCACACCGAGCAGGATCGGCATGACGTGGTCGAACGATTCGAGCCCCGACGACATCCCCAGCGCGCCGGGCGCCAGGCCGGGTGACGGACGCAGGCCCGGCAGTGACGACATCACGCCTTCGATCGTCGCGAGCACCGCGCCCGGGAACACGCCTAGGCCGACACACCAGGCCGCGAGCCAGGCCTGTGGGACGAGCATCACCGCCGGGGCTTCGTGCGCGGTGGCGGCCTCATTGCTCCGCGGCAGCGCCAGGAAACTGATGCCGAAGGCCTTCACGAAACACGCCGCCGCCAGCGCGGTCGTCAGGGCGAGGAGGGCCCCGCTCACCGGGAACAGCAGGTGGATCAGCGGTTCGGACGACCCGCGGAAACCGAAGAGAAGAGCCTGGAAGGCCAGCCATTCACTGGCAAAGCCATTCAGGGGTGGCAGACCGGAAATCGCCATGGCCGCAACCAGGAAGAAGAACCCCGTCCACGGCATCCGGCGCAGCAAGCCCCCGAAGTGTTCGATCTGGCGTGTGCCGGTGGTCATCACCACGGCGCCGGCCCCAAGAAACAGCAACCCCTTGAAGATCGCGTGATTGAGGACGTGGTAGAGGCTGGCCGCGATCCCCAGTGCGGCCAGATCGGCGCGGCCGTAGGACAGGCCGATCATCCCGGCGCCAAGCCCCAACAGGATGATGCCGATGTTCTCGATGCTGTGGTACGCGAGCAAGCGCTTGAGATCGTGCTGCATGAGGGCGTACAACACGCCCATCACCGCCGACAGCCCGCCGACGACCACCACGATCACGCCCCACGACAGCCGCGGCACGCCCAAACCGAACGCGCAGACCCGCACCATGCCGTAGATCCCCGTCTTGATGAGCACGGCGGACATCAGAGCGGAGATGCTGGACGGCGCCGCCGGGTGGGCTTCGGGGAGCCAGATGTGGAGGGGCACGATGCCCGCCTTCAGGCCGAAGCCGATGAAGAAGAGGGCGAAGAGCCAGTGCCGCATCGGTGCCGGCGTGGCCTCGCCTGACAGGATCGCGGAGAACGAGAGCGACCCCGAGGCGGCGGCCAGCGTCATGAACCCGGCGATCAGGCAGCCGGTGGCGACATGCGACATCACCAGGTAAAGGTACGCGGCGCGCCGGCTCGCACGCTCCTCGTGATCGGTGGCGACGAGCGCCGCCGTCACCAGGGTCATGAGTTCCCAGGCGCCCAGGAAGGTCAGCACGTCGGCGGCCGTGAACACGACCTCCACGGCACCGACGAGCAGATTGAACGCCACCCCGAGAAAGACCGAACGCCGGCTGAGATGCGGATGCCCGACATATCCGATGCTGAAGATCGCGATCGGCGCGGCGACGATTGACAGAACCGCCAGGAACCAGGCGGCCAGCCCGTCCACCGAATATGCCGACGAGAACCCGGACGCCTGCTGGACAAACAGCACCCCATCCACCGGCACGCCGGTGCGCAGCACATCCGCCGCCATCAGGCCGGTGACGAGCGAGGCCAGAGCGGATCCAAGGAACGCGACCCGACGCGCCGCGGCGCGCCGCCGCCACACCAGCAGAGTCACCGCGACGACCGCAAACCGGAGTGCAAGCACTGCGGGCGGGCCGATCGTCGGCTCGAATGGCGTCATGGTTTCGCCTGCCCGGCGTCGTCCACTAGCGGCGCCCCTCGCGGCTCATCGAGCGACAGTCGAGACAATCCTGGCGATCACGGCAAGCACGGCCAGCAGGATCAACACAGTGGCAATCCTCTTTCGTTGAGTCGGATCGATCGGGAGGGGCTGGGGCGCCGACTTGTGACGATCTGTCATGACCATTCACCTCGTCAAACTGCCGCGTCGGAAGGCACATCGTAGCTCCTTTTCGGCCCGCGGGCTCACGGCCAGCTCGACGGCAAGGTAATCAGGCGCCTTGATGTCCTCGAGGTTGATCCCGCCAGACGTCGGCGGATAACGGAGCGTTTTCATCGGTGTGCTAGTCCGTGTCAGTGCGTCTGGTTCTGGTTCGCGCGGCCAGGCCGGTCGAGCGTTTTCCGCATCCACGCCACCGCCGGGTCGACGACGACGGCGGTGTAGCCGTGCCGCTCGAACGGCACCAGGGCTTCATCGCCATCAAGCAGCAACATCAAACAGCCGATGCCATCGGCGCGGGCCACGCGTTCGACCGACGCCAGCAGCAACTCGGCGGCGCGGGCGGTGCCGGCGCCGGGCAGGGTCCGATCGACGAGGAATTCGTGCACCACGCGCACGTCGCTGTCGACCGCCCGATAGGCTGCCAGACCAATGGGAGTGGCACCCGCCGTCAACACGACCCACGCCGATTGCCGCAGGTGTCTCACGCGCGCGCGGGTCAGGGCGTGACCGGCGGGACAGCTTCGTACGGGGTCGGCGGCGCAGGAGCAACCGTCGATTACGGCGGCGTCGATCCGTCGCGTGTCTGGAACCGATAGGTGAAGTTCATTCATCGCGCTCTCCCTCCCAATTGCCGGCCCGGGGCGATCCTCCCGCCCTCTGTTGTATTAATATAATACGATATTTGAATATATCAACAGCGACGGGCCCTGGCGCGGGCCTTCGCTGGTCAGCCCCGGCGGGCCTCCCGCCGCATTTCGCGGAGCTTTCCTCCGGTATCGACCAGATGATTGTTGAAGATGCGACGGGCCACGTCGAGCAGGTCGTTGATGGTTGGGTCTCGCAGCGCGTAGCGCACCGACACGCCCTGCTTCTGCGATGTGACGAGGCCCTGATTCCGCAGCACCGTCAACTGCTGGGACACGACCGGCTGACCCAATCCCAGGCTCTCCTGGAGTTCCTGGACCGACCGATCGCCGCGGGCCAGGATCTCGAGAATCTTGATGCGGACCGGATGGGCGAGCGCCCGGAAGAACTGGGCCTTAAACGTCTGGAGCTGGCTGGTTGCCATAGGGAGTCGATTGCCCGAGTGCGTCAACGTGTGACGACTAGGGACGCCCCGACACGACTCGAGGACGCTCTCTAGTATATATATCTTATTATACAGATATATAAGATCACATCAAGCGGACGACTCTGGCCCAGTGGCGCGGTCACCCAATAACCGGCAATCAGTCGATCGCCCATGCCGCCATCCCCTACACTTCCCAGTCGAGCGACCGCCCCACCGCCTTCTTCCATCCCGCGTACAACTTCTCGCTCTTGGCCTTGTCCATCGACGGACGGAACTCGCGATCGAGCGCCCAGTTCGCGGCCACGTCGTCCAGGCCCTTCCAGTAGCCCACGGCCAGGCCCGCGAGATACGCGGCGCCGAGCGCCGTGGTCTCGGCCACCACCGGACGCCGTACGGTCACATTGAGCAGATCAGCCTGGAACTGCAGCAGCGTGGCGTTCGCGGCGGCGCCGCCGTCGACCTTCAGCGTGGTGAGCGGCAGGCCCGACTCCAACTGCATCACTTCCAACACATCGCGCGTTTGATACGCCATCGCATCAACAGCCGCGCGGGCGATGTGCGCCATCTGTGTGTTGCGCGTCAGGCCCACGATCACGCCGCGGGCGCGTGGATCCCAATACGGCGCGCCAAGGCCGACAAACGCCGGCACCAGATAGACACCATCCGTGTCGGGCACTTCAGCCATCAGACGCTCGACGTCGGCCGAGGAGTCAATCGCCTTGAGGCCGTCGCGCAGCCACTGCACCGCGGCGCCGGCCACGAACACCGAGCCTTCGAGCGCGTAGGTGGTGACGCCGCCGATCTTCCACGCCACGGTGGTGAGCAGGCCCTTCTCCGACGGCACCGGCTTGGTGCCGGTGTTGAGGAGCATGAAGCACCCGGTGCCGTAGGTGTTCTTGGCGGAACCCGCCTCGAAGCAGGCCTGACCGAAGAGCGCCGCCTGCTGATCGCCGGCGTCGCCGGCCACGGGAATCGCGGCGCCGAACAACGACGGATCCGTGTGGCCGTACACCTCGCTGGACGACTTCACCTCCGGCAACATCGCGCGCGGCACGTCCAGCAGCTTCAGCAACTCGTCGTCCCACTGCAGCGTGTGGATGTTGAACAGCAACGTGCGGCTGGCGTTGCTCACGTCGGTGACGTGGACCTGGCCGCCGGTCAGGCGCCAGATCAGGAAGGTATCGATGGTGCCGAACAACACCTCGCCTCTGGCGGCGCGGGCCCGCAGGCCATCATGCGAATCGAGCAGGTGCTTGATCTTGGTACCCGAGAAATAGGCATCGACGACCAGGCCCGTCTTCTTGCGGAACGTGGGCTCGTGACCATCGGCCTTGAGGCGATCGCAGATCGGCGCGGTCACGCGGCTCTGCCAGACGATGGCATTGGCGATCGGCTTGCCGGTGGCCTTGTCCCACAGCACCGTCGTCTCGCGCTGATTGGTGACGCCGATCGCGGCCAGGTCCGCGGCGGTGATGCCGGCGCGGCTGATGGCGTCGCGCGCGGTCTGCAACTGCGTGGACCAGATCGCCTCGGGGTCGTGCTCGACGTGCCCGGGACCCGGGAAGATCTGCGGGAACTCCTGCTGGGCCGTCGCCACGGCCTTGCCGGATCGATCGAACACAATCGCGCGGCTGGACGTGGTGCCCTGGTCAAGGGCGAGAACAAAGGAACCTGCCCTGAGCGAAGTCGAAGGGCTCATCGACCCGCCTCCGGCGCGACGTGGTGCTTGTTGATAAAGACGTCGTAGAGCCAGGCGCCGAGGATCGCCCCCACGCACGGGGCCACCACCGGAACCCACCACCAGCCGCCGCCCGCCGTGAAGACGCCCGGCCCCCAACCCGCCAGGGCGGTGAACAGGCGCGGACCAAGGTCGCGCGCCGGGTTGATCGCGTACCCGGCATTGAAGCCGAACGCCACGCCGATGGCGACCACCAGCAAGCCGACCAGCGGCGCCGTCAGCCAGGCCGGCGGCGCGACGTTGCGCTGGTCCGTCACCGCCAGCACGCCCGCCATCAACAGCATGGTCCCGACCACTTGATCCACGAACCCTCCGGCGAGCGACAAATACGGCTGCGGATAGGTCGCGAAGATGCCGGCCGTGGCCGTGGCGCCTTCAATCATGCGCGCGCCGCCGTCGAACGCCGTGAACGCCTCGCGATAGGTGAGGAAGACGAGGGCGGAGGCGGCAAAGGCGCCAGCCGTCTGCGCCAGCGCGTATGGGATGACCTTGATCCAGGGGAAGGTGCGGTGAACGGCGAGGGCGACCGTGACGGCGGGGTTCAGGTGGGCGCCCGACACGCCCGCCGACGTGTAGATGCCGAGCATCACGCCGAGGCCCCAGCCGATGTTGATGGCAAGGTAGGACCCGTTCGCGTCTTTGCTGAGCACCGTTTGCGCCACGACGCCGGCGCCGAACGCAATCAGGATGAAGGTGCCGAAGAATTCCGCCGCGGCTTCCCGCGCTGTGCCTTTGAGCATGCGCGGGATTCTATTAGTTTTTGGCCCTCAACACGATGATGTGTTGCCAGGGCAGCACGTCGATGACCTTGTCGAGCATGAAGCCCTCGGCCTCCAACTCCATCTTCACTTCGGCCACGCTCATCTTGTGGACCTGGAGGATGGGGACCTGGGGGTCTTCCTTGCGGAACTCGAACAGTACCAGCCGCCCGCCCGGCTTGAACACCCCGCGGAGGCGCTGGAGGAACAGCTGCGGCGACTGCAACTCGTGGTACACGTCCACCATGATCGCCAGGTCGATCGATCCGGGCGGCAGCTTGGGATCATCCATGCCGCCCAGCACCGGCGTGACGTTGGCCAGGCCCTCGGCCTGGATGCGGCGGGTGAGCAGTTCCAGCATGCCGGGCTGAATGTCCGTGGCATACACGCGGCCGGTCGCGCCCACCAGCTTGGACATCCTCGACGTGTAGTAGCCGGACCCGGCGCCGATGTCAGCCACCACCATCCCCGGTTTGAGGTCGAGCGCCGCCAGCGCCTTGGAGGGCGCCTCTTCGGATTCCCGCTCCGGGCGCTCGAGCCACGGGGCGCCGCCGACGCCCATCACCGGCGCCAGCACGCGGCCACTGACCGGGTGCCGGCGCTGCGCCTCCGCCAGCGACACGAAACCTACACAGAGGGCGAGAACCAGCGCGGCAGTCCGGGTTAACATGTGTGCTTCCCTATTGTCATGACGTTGTCCGCACGAGCGGCATCTCCGGGTGATGTCCCGGCGATTGCCCAAATCTACAACGAAGGCATCGAAGACCGCGTCGGCACCTTCGAGACCCGTCCGCGCACGGTGGATGACGTGCGCGCGTGGTTCGACGACGTCCATCCCATCGTCGTGGTGGAGGCCGAGGGCGGGCGCGTGGTCGCGTTCGCGTCAACCTCGACCTATCGTAACCGCGACTGCTACGCCGGCATCGCCGAGTTTTCGGTCTACGTCTCGCGCGCGATGCGCGGGCAGGGCGCCGGCTTCGTGGCGATGGAGGCCCTGATCGCCGCCGCCGCCAAGGCCGGCTTCTGGAAGCTGGTGTCGCGGATCTTCATCGAGAACACGGCCAGCCGCCGGCTGATGGCGCGGGTCGGGTTCCGCGAAGTCGGCATCTACGAAAAGCACGGCAAGCTCGACGGGGTCTGGCGCGACGCGGTGATCGTGGAGCGCGTCATCCCCGAGAACCTCCGCTGATGAAACGGACGGTTCCGCAGGTCATCTCGCTCATCGCCATCGTGGTGGGCTTCACCCTGTTCATCATCACGATGATGGGGCTGGATCGCGACGAAACCCTGAGCGAGGCGCGCGCCATCGGCCTGGCGCTGCCACTGGTGCTGCTGCCCAGCGTCGGCTGGCACCTGCTGCGCGCCACGGGCTGGTGGATCTGCTTTCCGCCCGAGCATCGGCCGTCGTTCTGGCGCGTGTTCCGCGTCCGCCTGGCCGCCGACGGCGTCGGCTACTTCACCATTCGCGGCGTGGCCAGCGAACCGCTCCGCGTGGTGCTGCTCATGGGCCAGGTGCCCGCCGTGGTGTCGGCGGCGGCGTCGGTGCTCGAGCGCACGGCGATGGGCATCATGAGCGTGGTCGGCGTCGGCCTGTTCGCGGCCGTGGCGGTGTCGTCCGACATGCTGCCGGCGGCGTGGCAAGGCGTGTTCCGCGGCATTGCGATTACGGCGCTCGTGGTCCTGGTCTTATCACTGCTCTTCCTGATGCGCACGGGCCGCTACTTCGGCCCGTTGATCGAGGGCATTCACCGTCGCACCGGCTGGCGCTGGGCCGGCGGCCGCACCGTGCATGCGATCAGCGCCGTCGAGGACCTGTTCCTGAAACTGGCGCGGACCGATCCCCGCCGGATCGAATTGCTCGTCGCCCTCAGCGTGGCGTGTTACGCGCTGATGGCGATGGAGGTGTACCTGGTGTTCTGGGCCATCG
This genomic interval from Vicinamibacterales bacterium contains the following:
- a CDS encoding proton-conducting transporter membrane subunit — translated: MNLLVWTLVVPLLTAVAGGLGGPRPLKEATMVGGLALTFGLCLGTAAQFLAGGIPAAFSDAVRVDGLSALVLVLCGFVGLVASAYGVGYLRRNESRGLVTPRMRREFYGLIPAYVFAMLLVSVSNNLGVMWIAVELTTLASVFLISFHDRDTSLEAAWKFLMLGSLGLAFALLGTVLLFASGQGSLGEGMPALHWTRFMQVAPELHPFTLRLGVVFALIGYGTKAGLAPMHTWKPDAYREAPSPAVALMAIGMLNGALYCMLRIHLISKAAIGPDFSGDLLLALGLLSVLIATPFILIQWNLKRLLAYSSIEHVGIMAIGVGLGVEAGVFGALLHMTYHSLAKPVALFSAGTLAQLHSSSDFDRIGNGTFSRVPVASAFFVLAAVMITGSPPFGLFFSEMTILQAGFSGSHVMATAVFLGALIVLFCGFAYQVGRIVIGPPRGAAEVVADPERFDMGMATTATVAVLAVVSAFYLPAPLIALIRAATGVVWGGV
- a CDS encoding NADH-quinone oxidoreductase subunit H — protein: MASNPDAVAAIAGAVLQIAGLLAVAPLLKTAIKKMKARLQNRQGPPLMQGYYDLAKLLRKETVRSETASWVFVAGPRVYFAAALAATTLVPVLVAAAPLEAAGGILLLVGTLALGRFALATAALDTGSPFGGMGSSRDMTIAALAEPALMLGLFASALAAGSMNLGVLVRSLVEHGPSWHPSDLLAFAGLFIIVIAETGRIPVDNPATHLELTMIHEAMVLEYAGPDLALVEWASAVKELLYLTLLVDLFMPVGIATNLAPGAVAVAFLAWGGKVLLLAVAVTIAESTNAKLRLFRVPELVSISLGLAFLALAIRFL
- a CDS encoding proton-conducting transporter membrane subunit, producing MFGVVAVGVPAALVIRLVTMAVTIGLARRPRVARWTALLGSLLASMLTMGVALYVIGSGRPVEGILVHHGASGIVFSYAVTPLSAWFLMVLGLIAAPVALYSAGYFAHAVAADRIAVVGAAFNLMLGAVEVVFVADGVIVFLCAWELMTLATAALVATEHEARASRSAAYLYLVMSHVGTGCLVAGFLLLAAASGSMSFPVLLSGHVVSGPLRDGLFVLFFLGFGVKAGVIPFHIWLPEAHPAAPSSISALMSAVLITAGIYGLYRVCAFGLGVPDVSWAFASMVVGMVSAILGVLYALTQNDLKRLLAYSTIENSGIIVLGLGAAMMAMAQGQPALASVAVAASLTHVLNHAVFKGLLFLGAGSIVMATGTRQLEQFGGLLRRMPWTGLFFLVGALAISGLPFLNGFPSEWLTFQALLLGFSSTPGLMRLNFPVAGAMLALTTALAAACFVRAFGISFLALPRSAAAANAEESPAVMLAPQAFLAVLCLGLGLLPGVVLGALQGVMASLPGLQPAARMADGSLGMASGLTSFDHVAPAVFGVALLGGLAVAGLLTARRGLAARRVPTWGCGGELTAQSEYSATAFSKPMTMIFRAVYRPTRTVDALGEVSPYFPREVHYRSEIEPTFERYVYGPLVRAVVRAATGMKVLQAGSLHAYLAYVLVLAVILLMWLGGTA
- a CDS encoding proton-conducting transporter membrane subunit gives rise to the protein MTPFEPTIGPPAVLALRFAVVAVTLLVWRRRAAARRVAFLGSALASLVTGLMAADVLRTGVPVDGVLFVQQASGFSSAYSVDGLAAWFLAVLSIVAAPIAIFSIGYVGHPHLSRRSVFLGVAFNLLVGAVEVVFTAADVLTFLGAWELMTLVTAALVATDHEERASRRAAYLYLVMSHVATGCLIAGFMTLAAASGSLSFSAILSGEATPAPMRHWLFALFFIGFGLKAGIVPLHIWLPEAHPAAPSSISALMSAVLIKTGIYGMVRVCAFGLGVPRLSWGVIVVVVGGLSAVMGVLYALMQHDLKRLLAYHSIENIGIILLGLGAGMIGLSYGRADLAALGIAASLYHVLNHAIFKGLLFLGAGAVVMTTGTRQIEHFGGLLRRMPWTGFFFLVAAMAISGLPPLNGFASEWLAFQALLFGFRGSSEPLIHLLFPVSGALLALTTALAAACFVKAFGISFLALPRSNEAATAHEAPAVMLVPQAWLAAWCVGLGVFPGAVLATIEGVMSSLPGLRPSPGLAPGALGMSSGLESFDHVMPILLGVALFSGLALAALLTSRRGLVARRVPTWGCGGVLTARTEYTATAFSKPLMMIFRGVYRPTRAVDALAEVSPYFPQEVRYRSEIEPTFERFVYGPLVRAVLRVADGMKVLQAGSLHAYLAYVIALVVGLVLTVWWQS
- a CDS encoding metalloregulator ArsR/SmtB family transcription factor, whose translation is MATSQLQTFKAQFFRALAHPVRIKILEILARGDRSVQELQESLGLGQPVVSQQLTVLRNQGLVTSQKQGVSVRYALRDPTINDLLDVARRIFNNHLVDTGGKLREMRREARRG
- the glpK gene encoding glycerol kinase GlpK, whose amino-acid sequence is MSPSTSLRAGSFVLALDQGTTSSRAIVFDRSGKAVATAQQEFPQIFPGPGHVEHDPEAIWSTQLQTARDAISRAGITAADLAAIGVTNQRETTVLWDKATGKPIANAIVWQSRVTAPICDRLKADGHEPTFRKKTGLVVDAYFSGTKIKHLLDSHDGLRARAARGEVLFGTIDTFLIWRLTGGQVHVTDVSNASRTLLFNIHTLQWDDELLKLLDVPRAMLPEVKSSSEVYGHTDPSLFGAAIPVAGDAGDQQAALFGQACFEAGSAKNTYGTGCFMLLNTGTKPVPSEKGLLTTVAWKIGGVTTYALEGSVFVAGAAVQWLRDGLKAIDSSADVERLMAEVPDTDGVYLVPAFVGLGAPYWDPRARGVIVGLTRNTQMAHIARAAVDAMAYQTRDVLEVMQLESGLPLTTLKVDGGAAANATLLQFQADLLNVTVRRPVVAETTALGAAYLAGLAVGYWKGLDDVAANWALDREFRPSMDKAKSEKLYAGWKKAVGRSLDWEV
- a CDS encoding MIP family channel protein is translated as MLKGTAREAAAEFFGTFILIAFGAGVVAQTVLSKDANGSYLAINIGWGLGVMLGIYTSAGVSGAHLNPAVTVALAVHRTFPWIKVIPYALAQTAGAFAASALVFLTYREAFTAFDGGARMIEGATATAGIFATYPQPYLSLAGGFVDQVVGTMLLMAGVLAVTDQRNVAPPAWLTAPLVGLLVVAIGVAFGFNAGYAINPARDLGPRLFTALAGWGPGVFTAGGGWWWVPVVAPCVGAILGAWLYDVFINKHHVAPEAGR